One Solanum pennellii chromosome 10, SPENNV200 genomic region harbors:
- the LOC114074403 gene encoding uncharacterized protein LOC114074403 isoform X2, whose product MGPINFARVHVKLRATKENNEEPSQPEMFIATRTKTGKEIQVDTQIAITELQNRRNSRETADDAFREVFGKEQPGRLRCYGRSMITSSLKEEEEINRLKQKHANEISSLKEEMNEKMNEMRVECDIFLASCCKITMDLNVQDIQGVVGSNIVSPIFDASSAQAVRGKNIAHSSGSTHDSIIQKGNGGDQI is encoded by the exons ATGGGACCAATTAATTTTGCTAGAGTACACGTGAAATTG cgtgcaacaaaagaaaacaatgaagaaCCATCACAACCTGAAATGTTTATTGCAACTCGTACAAAGACAGGAAAGGAAATTCAGGTCGATACCCAAATTGCAATA ACTGAACTTCAAAATCGTCGAAATTCTCGGGAAACGGCGGATGATGCCTTTAGGGAAGTGTTCGGAAAGGAACAACCTGGCAGACTTAGGTGTTATGGCAGATCAATGATAACAAGTTCtctaaaagaagaagaagaaattaacAGGCTAAAACAAAAGCATGCTAATGAAATCAGTTCTCTGAAGgaagaaatgaatgaaaaaatgaatgaaatgagagTAGAATGCGACATTTTTTTAGCCAGTTGCTGTAAAATAACCATGGATTTGAATGTTCAAGATATACAAGGTGTTGTTGGATCTAATATTGTTTCACCTATATTCGATGCAAGTAGCGCACAAGCTGTTAGAGGCAAAAATATTGCACATTCTTCAGGATCAACTCATGATTCGATTATTCAAAAG GGAAATGGtggtgatcaaatttga
- the LOC114074403 gene encoding uncharacterized protein LOC114074403 isoform X1, which yields MNSKNRKIQQWRHRMGPINFARVHVKLRATKENNEEPSQPEMFIATRTKTGKEIQVDTQIAITELQNRRNSRETADDAFREVFGKEQPGRLRCYGRSMITSSLKEEEEINRLKQKHANEISSLKEEMNEKMNEMRVECDIFLASCCKITMDLNVQDIQGVVGSNIVSPIFDASSAQAVRGKNIAHSSGSTHDSIIQKGNGGDQI from the exons ATGAATTcgaaaaataggaaaatacaACAGTGGAGGCATCGAATGGGACCAATTAATTTTGCTAGAGTACACGTGAAATTG cgtgcaacaaaagaaaacaatgaagaaCCATCACAACCTGAAATGTTTATTGCAACTCGTACAAAGACAGGAAAGGAAATTCAGGTCGATACCCAAATTGCAATA ACTGAACTTCAAAATCGTCGAAATTCTCGGGAAACGGCGGATGATGCCTTTAGGGAAGTGTTCGGAAAGGAACAACCTGGCAGACTTAGGTGTTATGGCAGATCAATGATAACAAGTTCtctaaaagaagaagaagaaattaacAGGCTAAAACAAAAGCATGCTAATGAAATCAGTTCTCTGAAGgaagaaatgaatgaaaaaatgaatgaaatgagagTAGAATGCGACATTTTTTTAGCCAGTTGCTGTAAAATAACCATGGATTTGAATGTTCAAGATATACAAGGTGTTGTTGGATCTAATATTGTTTCACCTATATTCGATGCAAGTAGCGCACAAGCTGTTAGAGGCAAAAATATTGCACATTCTTCAGGATCAACTCATGATTCGATTATTCAAAAG GGAAATGGtggtgatcaaatttga
- the LOC107001159 gene encoding proline-rich receptor-like protein kinase PERK2 codes for MVNPLVAYSDDENSSDSASSQGEENPFIDTALAQGEENQPTTKPSASSPFSPKSDQPTSPPPPVTESPLPPVMESPPPPFKETPLPPNPETPITTTPKNPSSSPSHKPTSQNLPNSPLPPSPHSLNNDDILLSTLHPKK; via the coding sequence ATGGTTAATCCTCTTGTTGCTTACTCAGATGATGAAAATTCATCTGACAGTGCATCTTCTCAGGGGGAAGAGAACCCTTTCATTGATACAGCACTTGCTCAGGGGGAAGAAAATCAACCCACAACCAAACCGTCTGCATCTTCTCCATTCTCCCCCAAATCAGATCAGCCTACATCTCCACCACCACCAGTTACAGAATCACCACTACCACCTGTCATGgaatcaccaccaccaccattcaAAGAAACTCCATTACCACCAAACCCAGAAACACCCATAACCACTACTCCAAAAAACCCCTCTTCTTCTCCATCTCACAAACCCACTTCTCAAAATCTACCTAACTCCCCTCTACCACCATCCCCACATTCTCTAAACAATGATGACATCCTTTTAAGCACACTTCACCCTAAAAAATAA